A single window of Actinoallomurus bryophytorum DNA harbors:
- the thiD gene encoding bifunctional hydroxymethylpyrimidine kinase/phosphomethylpyrimidine kinase → MPTPPRVLTIAGSDSGGGAGIQADLKTMLALGVHGMSVIAAVTAQNSLGVQGYWELPPVAVRAQLDSVLSDIGTQAVKTGMLASTVLVETVAEVLADVTVPIIVDPVGVSKHGDSLLAPDALDAVRSVLLPLATVVTPNLWEVEQLTGIKVDEENRLRDAAEAVRALGPEWVLIKGGHLPGEPVDLLFDGTSEYRFAAARHDNRHTHGTGCTLASAIASHLALGSDVVEAVGRAKEYVTGAIEHGFPLGEGIGPVDHAWLQRR, encoded by the coding sequence ATGCCGACTCCTCCTCGTGTGCTGACGATCGCCGGATCCGACTCCGGCGGCGGCGCGGGCATCCAGGCCGACCTCAAGACGATGCTCGCGCTCGGCGTGCACGGGATGAGCGTGATCGCCGCCGTCACGGCGCAGAACTCCCTGGGGGTCCAGGGGTACTGGGAGCTGCCGCCGGTGGCCGTACGCGCCCAGCTCGACTCCGTGCTCTCCGACATCGGCACCCAGGCGGTGAAGACCGGCATGCTCGCGTCGACCGTCCTGGTCGAGACGGTCGCCGAGGTGCTCGCGGACGTGACCGTGCCGATCATTGTCGACCCCGTGGGCGTGTCCAAGCACGGTGACTCACTGCTGGCCCCGGATGCCCTCGATGCGGTCCGCAGCGTGCTTCTCCCGCTCGCCACGGTCGTCACGCCGAACCTCTGGGAGGTCGAGCAGCTCACCGGCATCAAGGTCGATGAGGAGAACCGCCTGCGCGACGCCGCCGAGGCGGTACGCGCGCTCGGCCCGGAATGGGTGCTGATCAAGGGCGGCCACCTCCCCGGCGAGCCGGTCGACCTGCTGTTCGACGGCACGAGTGAATACCGGTTCGCGGCGGCGCGGCACGACAACCGGCACACCCATGGGACCGGCTGCACGCTCGCCTCGGCCATCGCCTCCCATCTAGCGCTGGGCAGCGACGTCGTGGAGGCGGTCGGCCGCGCCAAGGAGTACGTCACCGGCGCCATCGAGCACGGTTTCCCCCTCGGCGAGGGCATCGGGCCGGTCGACCACGCCTGGCTGCAGCGCCGCTGA
- a CDS encoding cellulose binding domain-containing protein, with translation MGRHTKNVEDDVPEDDGPHRRRRVGKVPLLPAVTGVVAIGAVVSAISTQQISLNFAGGPPPPERQVQPQASDSVRPDGRHSRHTARDDSSLTPREGSRVSRGADRAAVTVALRTVETWRAGFRGQATITNRTTRSVTGWTLILRYPQTQILSAWDVKIIRKGATLVADNPAAHPSIPPGASVKVSFTARGASSGPAACSFNGKAC, from the coding sequence ATGGGACGACACACCAAGAACGTGGAAGACGACGTTCCGGAGGACGACGGCCCTCACCGGCGCCGGAGGGTCGGCAAGGTGCCGCTCCTGCCGGCGGTCACCGGCGTCGTGGCGATCGGTGCGGTCGTGTCCGCGATCAGCACGCAGCAGATCTCACTGAACTTCGCCGGCGGCCCCCCGCCGCCGGAGCGTCAGGTGCAGCCACAGGCATCCGACTCCGTCCGCCCGGATGGCCGGCACAGCCGTCACACCGCGCGGGACGACTCGTCGCTGACCCCGCGTGAGGGCAGCCGGGTGAGCCGGGGGGCGGACCGGGCCGCCGTCACGGTGGCGCTCCGTACGGTCGAGACGTGGCGCGCGGGATTCCGCGGCCAGGCGACGATCACCAACCGTACGACCAGGTCCGTGACGGGCTGGACGCTGATCCTGCGGTACCCGCAGACCCAGATCCTCTCCGCCTGGGACGTGAAGATCATCCGCAAGGGTGCCACTCTGGTGGCGGACAACCCGGCCGCGCATCCGTCCATCCCGCCCGGAGCGTCGGTGAAGGTCTCCTTCACCGCCCGTGGCGCGAGCTCCGGTCCGGCCGCCTGCTCGTTCAACGGCAAGGCGTGCTGA
- a CDS encoding metallophosphoesterase family protein — translation MRVVVLADTHAPRRWRGCPPAVAGHLRGAELILHAGDVCVPSVLDELAAYAPVKAVRGNNDGPDVAAWGAPDTLEFELAGLPVAMVHDSGPATRRTARMKRRFPGAELVVFGHSHIPLDETGDGVRIFNPGSPTDRRRQPHGTLGLLRIEDSRIIEARIVPVT, via the coding sequence TGGTGCTCGCGGACACGCACGCGCCGCGGCGGTGGCGTGGTTGTCCGCCCGCGGTGGCCGGGCATCTGCGTGGTGCCGAGCTCATCCTGCACGCCGGTGACGTGTGCGTGCCCTCCGTGCTCGACGAGCTGGCCGCCTACGCGCCGGTGAAGGCCGTGCGGGGCAACAACGACGGGCCCGACGTCGCCGCCTGGGGTGCGCCGGACACGCTGGAGTTCGAGCTGGCCGGGCTGCCGGTGGCGATGGTGCACGACAGCGGTCCCGCCACCCGGCGGACCGCCCGGATGAAGCGCCGCTTCCCCGGCGCCGAGCTCGTCGTCTTCGGCCACTCCCACATCCCGCTGGACGAGACGGGCGACGGCGTCCGCATCTTCAACCCGGGCTCCCCCACCGACCGCCGCCGCCAGCCCCACGGCACCCTCGGCCTGCTCCGGATCGAGGACTCCCGGATCATCGAGGCGCGGATCGTCCCGGTGACCTGA